A region of Curvibacter sp. AEP1-3 DNA encodes the following proteins:
- a CDS encoding class I fructose-bisphosphate aldolase, whose protein sequence is MNRSKLTRWSRVVNPQTNRGLLIPIDHGLTSGEMDGLLHSSMPARWLSHPAITAVVAHKGMVARLNETGCLLGKGVILQLNGMISSAAQPHRKELLTSIDAALRIGADAVSLDLVFDGEQDGHNLKLLGCVADEAVDYGLPILVMVKCLGAQASGDSAIPRLRRVVRSIWELGADAVKLQKPDSMSDIPELLDGLTKDIDVFFAGGPRSSDEEIARLLTLGLNSGARGLCVGRNVFQNAHPEKFLTALGLRAARQSDQSLSLVRAL, encoded by the coding sequence ATGAACCGTTCAAAACTAACTCGCTGGTCACGCGTCGTGAACCCTCAGACCAATCGCGGACTGCTCATCCCGATTGATCATGGCCTTACGTCGGGTGAGATGGACGGTCTCCTCCACTCGTCGATGCCGGCACGCTGGTTGAGTCACCCAGCGATCACGGCGGTGGTGGCGCATAAGGGTATGGTCGCCCGGCTGAATGAAACAGGTTGCCTTCTGGGGAAAGGTGTCATCTTGCAGCTGAACGGGATGATCTCGAGTGCTGCTCAGCCTCACCGCAAGGAGTTGCTGACCTCTATCGATGCGGCGCTGCGCATCGGAGCTGATGCGGTGAGTCTTGACCTCGTCTTCGATGGTGAGCAGGACGGCCATAACTTGAAGCTTCTCGGATGCGTGGCGGACGAAGCAGTCGACTATGGATTGCCGATCCTCGTGATGGTCAAGTGCCTCGGTGCGCAGGCCTCTGGCGATTCGGCAATTCCTCGTCTGCGCCGGGTTGTGAGGTCCATCTGGGAGCTAGGCGCAGACGCCGTCAAGCTACAAAAGCCTGATTCGATGAGCGACATCCCTGAGTTGCTTGATGGGCTCACAAAGGACATCGACGTCTTCTTTGCTGGTGGTCCACGAAGTAGCGACGAGGAGATAGCTCGTCTTCTGACGCTGGGACTGAACTCGGGTGCCAGGGGCTTGTGTGTTGGACGTAATGTGTTCCAGAACGCCCATCCGGAGAAGTTCCTGACTGCGCTGGGCTTGCGAGCGGCAAGGCAGTCTGACCAGAGCCTATCCCTAGTCAGAGCACTTTGA